A window of the Serratia sarumanii genome harbors these coding sequences:
- a CDS encoding metal-dependent hydrolase, which translates to MTAEGHLIFSVACAIFAKKAEVTPELATGDWWHIIPAALLTSLLPDIDHPKSVLGQRLRWLAIPIARAFGHRGFTHSLLAIAGGMALFQLDVPRSWPIPADALHAMIIGYFSHLLADMLTPAGVPLLWPCRWRFRLPLLNSQKGNQLERVLCLCLVAFAICWQGDFTLPVQSYVEQIRNIRP; encoded by the coding sequence ATGACCGCGGAAGGACACCTTATATTCTCTGTCGCTTGCGCGATCTTCGCCAAGAAGGCGGAAGTGACGCCAGAGCTGGCTACCGGCGACTGGTGGCACATCATACCCGCCGCGCTGCTGACCTCGCTGCTGCCGGACATCGATCACCCCAAGTCGGTGCTGGGCCAGCGTCTGCGCTGGCTCGCCATTCCCATCGCCCGCGCATTCGGCCACCGCGGTTTCACCCACAGCCTGCTGGCGATCGCCGGCGGCATGGCGCTGTTCCAGTTGGACGTGCCGCGCAGCTGGCCGATCCCGGCCGACGCGCTGCACGCCATGATCATCGGTTACTTCAGCCATCTGCTGGCCGATATGCTCACCCCCGCCGGCGTTCCGCTGCTGTGGCCGTGCCGCTGGCGTTTTCGCCTGCCGCTGCTCAACTCGCAAAAGGGCAACCAGCTGGAGCGTGTGTTGTGTCTATGCCTGGTGGCGTTTGCCATCTGCTGGCAAGGTGATTTCACCCTGCCGGTGCAATCCTATGTCGAGCAAATCAGAAATATTAGACCCTGA